A stretch of Phragmites australis chromosome 12, lpPhrAust1.1, whole genome shotgun sequence DNA encodes these proteins:
- the LOC133887065 gene encoding acetylserotonin O-methyltransferase 3-like — protein sequence MLCSKVRMALVHETEEVSSHEDMVGAFALLYHHVFSFIKPMALKCVVDLGIPDAIHRRGGAATLSCIAADTGVHATRIPDLRCLMKLLTTSGLFGAATTADGEVVYTLTAASSLVVGPRGLSNIVRFEAGPVSVTPFFDMPAWLRTAPAPDAPKSLFELTHGRSRWDPANADDDTMNDAAFAESQLLIEAVLSDHGDVFRGLTSLVDVGGGHGSFAKAVATAFPNIKCAVMDLPHVVADAPIADGSVQFIAGNMFESIPPADAVLLKYVLHCWGEDDCVKILRRCKDAIPARDAGGKVIITEMVLGSGPRDRNVAETEEMHSLFLTCISGVGREEHEWKKIFSDAGFSDYKITPVMGPISVIEVYP from the exons ATGCTCTGCAGTAAAGTAAGAATGGCGCTCGTCCATGAAACCGAAGAAGTGAGCTCTCATGAGGACATGGTCGGAGCATTCGCCCTACTCTACCACCACGTTTTCAGCTTCATCAAGCCGATGGCGCTCAAGTGCGTCGTGGATCTCGGCATCCCCGACGCCATCCACCGCCGTGGTGGTGCGGCCACCCTCTCCTGCATCGCCGCCGACACGGGGGTGCATGCGACCAGGATCCCCGATCTCCGGTGCCTGATGAAGCTGCTAACCACGTCCGGCCTGTTcggcgccgccaccaccgcggaCGGCGAGGTCGTGTACACGCTCACCGCGGCGTCCAGCCTCGTCGTCGGCCCACGCGGCCTGTCCAACATTGTGCGCTTCGAGGCCGGCCCTGTCTCCGTGACCCCGTTCTTCGACATGCCCGCGTGGCTCAGGACCGCGCCTGCGCCGGACGCCCCCAAGTCGCTCTTCGAGCTGACGCACGGTCGCTCCAGGTGGGACCCCGCGAACGCGGACGACGACACGATGAACGACGCAGCCTTCGCCGAGAGCCAGCTCCTGATCGAGGCCGTTCTTAGCGACCACGGCGACGTCTTCCGCGGCCTGACCTCACTGGtcgacgtcggcgggggccacGGCTCGTTCGCGAAGGCCGTCGCGACGGCTTTCCCGAACATCAAGTGCGCCGTGATGGATCTCCCCCACGTCGTCGCGGACGCCCCCATAGCTGATGGCAGCGTGCAGTTCATCGCTGGCAACATGTTCGAGTCTATTCCACCAGCGGATGCTGTTTTACTCAAG TATGTCCTGCATTGTTGGGGCGAGGACGATTGTGTCAAGATCCTCAGGCGTTGCAAGGATGCAATCCCTGCGAGAGATGCTGGAGGGAAGGTGATAATCACGGAGATGGTGCTGGGGTCCGGACCGCGTGACAGGAACGTCGCCGAGACCGAAGAGATGCATAGCTTGTTCCTCACGTGTATCAGCGGCGTGGGGCGAGAGGAGCACGAGTGGAAGAAGATCTTCTCCGATGCTGGATTCAGCGACTACAAAATTACACCGGTGATGGGCCCTATTTCGGTTATTGAGGTCTACCCTTGA